One window from the genome of Streptomyces cadmiisoli encodes:
- the ftsW gene encoding putative lipid II flippase FtsW translates to MPGSRTGGPPVQRATRRPAAPRPPRENSVVGLYARARKAWDRPLTAYYLILGGSMLITVLGLVMVYSASQITALQMSLPGSYFFRKQMLAAVIGATLLLAASRMPVKLHRALAYPILAGAVFLMALVQVPGIGVAVNGNQNWISLGGSFQVQPSEFGKLALVLWGADLLARKQDRRLLAQWKHMLVPLVPVAFLLLGLIMLGGDMGTAIILTAILFGLLWLAGAPTRLFVSVLSVAAGLGVILIQASSNRLERFRCIGATEMGPDGSCWQAVHGIYALASGGLFGSGLGASVEKWGQLPEAHTDFIFAVTGEELGLAGTLSVLALFAALGYAGIRVAGRTEDPFVRYAAGGVTTWITAQAVINIGAVLGLLPIAGVPLPLFSYGGSALLPTMFAIGLLIAFARDEPAARAALAMRQPRFGRKRGAGGSASNRSPRRWNTMRRRASAARTSGER, encoded by the coding sequence ATGCCCGGTAGCCGTACCGGGGGCCCGCCCGTCCAGCGGGCCACCCGGCGCCCCGCCGCACCCCGGCCGCCGCGCGAGAACTCCGTCGTGGGCCTCTACGCGCGGGCGCGAAAGGCCTGGGACCGGCCGCTGACCGCGTACTACCTGATCCTCGGCGGCAGCATGCTGATCACCGTGCTCGGTCTGGTGATGGTCTACTCGGCCTCCCAGATCACCGCGCTGCAGATGTCGCTGCCCGGGTCGTACTTCTTCCGCAAGCAGATGCTCGCCGCCGTGATCGGGGCGACGCTGCTGCTGGCCGCCTCGCGGATGCCGGTCAAGCTGCACCGGGCGCTGGCCTACCCGATCCTCGCCGGTGCCGTCTTCCTGATGGCCCTGGTGCAGGTGCCGGGGATAGGAGTGGCGGTCAACGGCAACCAGAACTGGATCTCCCTCGGCGGCTCCTTCCAGGTCCAGCCGAGCGAGTTCGGCAAGCTGGCGCTGGTGCTCTGGGGCGCCGACCTGCTCGCCCGCAAGCAGGACCGGCGGCTGCTGGCCCAGTGGAAGCACATGCTGGTGCCGCTGGTGCCGGTCGCCTTTCTGCTGCTGGGGCTGATCATGCTCGGCGGGGACATGGGCACGGCGATCATCCTCACGGCGATCCTGTTCGGGCTGCTGTGGCTGGCCGGCGCCCCCACCCGGCTGTTCGTCAGCGTGCTGTCGGTCGCCGCGGGGCTCGGGGTGATCCTCATCCAGGCCAGCTCCAACCGGCTGGAACGGTTCCGCTGCATCGGCGCCACCGAGATGGGTCCCGACGGATCGTGCTGGCAGGCGGTGCACGGCATCTACGCCCTGGCCTCCGGCGGACTCTTCGGTTCCGGGCTGGGTGCGAGTGTGGAGAAATGGGGTCAACTGCCGGAAGCGCACACCGACTTCATCTTCGCCGTCACCGGTGAGGAACTGGGCCTCGCGGGGACGCTGTCGGTGCTCGCCCTCTTCGCCGCTCTAGGCTATGCGGGTATCCGCGTGGCCGGACGCACGGAGGATCCCTTCGTCAGGTATGCCGCGGGAGGCGTGACCACCTGGATCACGGCCCAGGCCGTGATCAACATCGGTGCGGTGCTCGGCCTGCTGCCGATCGCCGGCGTCCCGCTCCCGCTGTTCTCCTACGGGGGATCCGCCCTGCTGCCGACCATGTTCGCCATCGGGTTGCTGATCGCCTTCGCGCGCGACGAGCCCGCTGCGCGGGCGGCGCTTGCGATGCGGCAACCCCGCTTTGGTAGAAAGCGGGGGGCTGGGGGCTCTGCGTCGAACCGGAGCCCCCGGAGATGGAACACGATGCGACGGCGCGCCTCGGCGGCGCGCACGTCCGGAGAGCGGTGA
- the murG gene encoding undecaprenyldiphospho-muramoylpentapeptide beta-N-acetylglucosaminyltransferase, producing the protein MHVVLAGGGTAGHIEPALALADALRRQDPSVGITALGTERGLETRLVPERGYELALIPAVPLPRRPTPELITVPGRLRGTIKAAEQVLERTRADAVVGFGGYVALPGYLAAKRLGVPIVIHEANARPGLANKIGSRYAAQVAVSTPDSKLRGARYIGIPLRRSIATLDRAAVRPEARAAFGLDPNLPTLLVSGGSQGARRLNEVVQQVAPWLQQAGIQILHAVGPKNELPQVHQMPGMPPYIPVSYLDRMDLAYAAADMMLCRAGAMTVAELSAVGLPAVYVPLPIGNGEQRLNAQPVVKAGGGLLVDDAELTPEWVQQNVVPVLADPHRLYEMSRAAGEFGRRDADEILVGMVYEAIAAHRAHH; encoded by the coding sequence GTGCATGTCGTACTCGCTGGTGGGGGGACCGCCGGCCACATCGAGCCGGCGCTCGCCCTCGCGGACGCCCTGCGCAGGCAGGACCCCTCGGTGGGGATCACAGCCCTGGGCACGGAGCGCGGCCTGGAGACGCGGCTCGTTCCGGAGCGCGGCTACGAGCTGGCGCTGATCCCCGCCGTCCCGCTGCCGCGCAGGCCCACGCCCGAGCTGATCACCGTCCCGGGCCGGCTGCGCGGCACGATCAAGGCCGCCGAGCAGGTGCTGGAGCGCACCAGGGCCGACGCCGTGGTGGGCTTCGGCGGCTACGTCGCCCTGCCCGGGTACCTGGCGGCCAAGCGGCTCGGCGTGCCGATCGTGATCCACGAGGCGAACGCCCGCCCCGGCCTGGCCAACAAGATCGGCTCCCGGTACGCCGCCCAGGTCGCCGTCTCCACCCCGGACAGCAAGCTGCGCGGTGCCCGCTACATCGGCATTCCGCTGCGCCGCTCCATCGCCACCCTCGACCGGGCCGCCGTGCGCCCCGAGGCCCGCGCGGCCTTCGGGCTCGACCCGAACCTGCCGACCCTGCTGGTCTCCGGCGGTTCGCAGGGCGCCCGGCGCCTCAACGAGGTGGTCCAGCAGGTCGCTCCGTGGCTCCAGCAGGCCGGGATCCAGATCCTGCACGCGGTCGGCCCGAAGAACGAACTGCCGCAGGTGCACCAGATGCCGGGGATGCCCCCGTACATCCCGGTAAGTTACCTGGACCGGATGGACCTCGCGTACGCCGCGGCCGACATGATGCTCTGCCGCGCGGGCGCGATGACCGTCGCCGAACTCTCCGCCGTCGGGCTCCCGGCCGTCTACGTTCCGCTGCCCATCGGCAACGGCGAACAGCGGCTGAACGCCCAGCCGGTGGTCAAGGCCGGCGGCGGGCTGCTGGTCGACGACGCGGAACTCACCCCGGAGTGGGTGCAGCAGAACGTCGTGCCCGTGCTCGCCGACCCGCACCGGCTGTACGAGATGTCCCGCGCCGCCGGTGAGTTCGGCCGCCGGGACGCCGACGAGATCCTGGTCGGCATGGTGTACGAGGCGATCGCCGCCCACCGTGCACACCACTAG
- a CDS encoding cell division protein FtsQ/DivIB — MAGPTTAERGARQQEPSGPPPARRLRSARLRTIIILVTALVLLGAGAGWLLYGSKALRVERVTVSGTRVLTPAQVREAADVPVGSPLISVDTDRIEARLRQELPRIDAVDVVRSWPRGIGLKVTERTPVLLVEKGGKFVEVDDEGVRFATVSRAPKGVPLLELTVSRSGSAAASHRRFGEDRLVREAVAVARSLPAAVARDTRVVKVRSYDDISLELRGGRTVAWGSSEKGRAKGRTLAALMKAAPAARHFDVSVPTAPASSAS; from the coding sequence GTGGCCGGACCGACCACCGCCGAGCGCGGTGCACGCCAGCAGGAACCGTCCGGCCCGCCTCCCGCACGGCGGCTGAGGTCGGCCCGGCTTCGTACGATCATCATTCTCGTGACCGCGCTCGTGCTCCTCGGCGCGGGCGCCGGCTGGCTGTTGTACGGCTCGAAAGCGCTGCGCGTGGAGCGCGTGACCGTGTCCGGGACCCGGGTTCTGACGCCCGCTCAGGTACGCGAGGCCGCCGACGTCCCGGTCGGATCGCCGTTGATTTCCGTCGACACCGACAGGATTGAGGCACGACTGCGTCAGGAATTGCCCCGAATTGACGCAGTTGACGTCGTCCGTTCCTGGCCCCGTGGAATCGGCCTGAAAGTGACCGAGCGTACCCCCGTTCTGCTCGTGGAAAAGGGCGGGAAGTTCGTGGAAGTCGACGACGAAGGTGTCCGGTTCGCCACGGTTTCCCGGGCTCCGAAAGGCGTTCCCCTCCTGGAATTGACGGTCTCCCGATCGGGTTCCGCCGCGGCCAGTCACCGGCGCTTCGGCGAGGACCGGCTGGTGCGGGAGGCGGTGGCGGTCGCCCGTTCCCTTCCGGCCGCGGTGGCCCGCGACACCCGGGTGGTCAAGGTCCGTTCCTACGACGACATCTCGCTGGAGTTGCGCGGTGGCCGGACCGTCGCCTGGGGAAGCAGCGAGAAGGGCCGCGCCAAGGGGCGTACGCTCGCCGCTCTCATGAAAGCCGCGCCCGCCGCCCGGCACTTCGACGTCAGCGTCCCCACCGCCCCGGCGTCATCGGCGAGTTGA
- the ftsZ gene encoding cell division protein FtsZ: protein MAAPQNYLAVIKVIGVGGGGVNAINRMIEVGLKGVEFIAINTDAQALLMSDADVKLDVGRELTRGLGAGANPAVGRKAAEDHREEIEEVLKGADMVFVTAGEGGGTGTGGAPVVANIARSLGALTIGVVTRPFTFEGRRRANQAEDGIAELREEVDTLIVIPNDRLLSISDRQVSVLDAFKSADQVLLSGVQGITDLITTPGLINLDFADVKSVMSEAGSALMGIGSARGDDRAVAAAEMAISSPLLEASIDGARGVLLSISGGSDLGLFEINEAAQLVSEAAHPEANIIFGAVIDDALGDEVRVTVIAAGFDGGQPPARRDNVLGASSAKREEPTPVRQPESRPSFGSLGSVKPKEEPEPAPEPVSEIQAPPPVPPSRTYADSAAEELDVPDFLK from the coding sequence GTGGCAGCACCGCAGAACTACCTCGCAGTCATCAAAGTCATCGGTGTCGGCGGCGGTGGTGTCAATGCCATCAACCGGATGATCGAGGTCGGTCTCAAGGGCGTCGAGTTCATCGCCATCAACACCGACGCGCAAGCTCTGTTGATGAGCGACGCCGACGTCAAGCTCGACGTCGGCCGCGAACTCACCCGCGGACTCGGCGCCGGCGCCAACCCGGCCGTCGGCCGCAAGGCCGCCGAGGACCACCGCGAGGAGATCGAGGAGGTCCTCAAGGGGGCCGACATGGTCTTCGTGACGGCCGGCGAAGGCGGCGGCACCGGTACCGGCGGCGCGCCCGTCGTGGCCAACATCGCCCGCTCGCTGGGCGCCCTCACCATCGGCGTGGTCACGCGCCCGTTCACCTTCGAGGGACGGCGCCGCGCCAACCAGGCCGAGGACGGCATCGCCGAGCTCCGCGAAGAGGTCGACACCCTCATCGTCATCCCGAACGACCGGCTGCTGTCCATCTCGGACCGCCAGGTCTCCGTGCTCGACGCCTTCAAGTCGGCGGACCAGGTCCTGCTCTCCGGTGTCCAGGGCATCACGGACCTCATCACCACGCCCGGCCTGATCAACCTCGACTTCGCCGACGTGAAGTCGGTCATGTCCGAGGCCGGTTCCGCCCTGATGGGCATCGGCTCCGCCCGCGGCGACGACCGCGCCGTGGCCGCGGCCGAGATGGCGATCTCCTCGCCGCTGCTGGAGGCGTCCATCGACGGCGCCCGCGGCGTCCTGCTCTCCATCTCCGGCGGCTCCGACCTCGGTCTCTTCGAGATCAACGAGGCCGCACAGCTGGTCAGCGAGGCCGCCCACCCCGAGGCCAACATCATCTTCGGCGCGGTCATCGACGACGCCCTCGGCGACGAGGTCCGGGTCACCGTGATCGCCGCCGGCTTCGACGGCGGCCAGCCGCCCGCCCGCCGGGACAACGTCCTCGGCGCGTCCTCCGCCAAGCGCGAGGAGCCCACTCCGGTACGGCAGCCCGAGAGCCGCCCGTCCTTCGGATCCCTCGGCAGCGTCAAGCCGAAGGAGGAGCCGGAGCCCGCCCCGGAGCCGGTCAGCGAGATCCAGGCCCCGCCGCCGGTCCCGCCGTCGCGGACCTACGCGGACAGCGCGGCCGAGGAGCTGGACGTACCGGACTTCCTGAAGTGA
- the pgeF gene encoding peptidoglycan editing factor PgeF produces MIGQRDTVSGAHFAFTDRWGGVSAVPYEELNLGGAVGDDPGAVHANRELAAKSLGLDHTRVVWMNQVHGTDVAVVDGPWGASTDIPAVDAVVTARRGLALAVLTADCVPVLLADPVAGVAAAAHAGRPGMIAGVVPAALRAMMELGAEPQRIVARTGPAVCGRCYEVPEPMRAEVAAVEPAAHAVTSWGTPAVDVAAGVHAQLERLGVRDRERSAVCTLESGDHFSYRRDRTTGRLAGYVWLD; encoded by the coding sequence GTGATAGGACAGCGCGACACCGTGAGCGGCGCGCACTTCGCCTTCACCGACAGGTGGGGCGGGGTGAGCGCCGTTCCGTACGAGGAGCTCAACCTCGGCGGCGCGGTCGGCGACGACCCAGGGGCCGTGCACGCCAACCGCGAGCTGGCGGCGAAGTCCCTGGGCCTCGACCACACCCGGGTGGTGTGGATGAACCAGGTGCACGGGACGGACGTGGCCGTGGTCGACGGGCCCTGGGGCGCCTCGACCGACATTCCCGCGGTGGACGCGGTCGTCACCGCGCGTCGCGGACTCGCCTTGGCGGTCCTCACCGCCGACTGCGTGCCGGTGCTGCTGGCCGACCCGGTCGCCGGGGTGGCCGCCGCCGCCCACGCGGGCCGGCCCGGCATGATCGCCGGGGTCGTCCCCGCCGCGCTGCGCGCGATGATGGAACTGGGTGCCGAGCCGCAGCGGATCGTCGCCCGCACCGGACCCGCCGTCTGCGGCCGGTGCTACGAGGTGCCCGAGCCGATGCGCGCCGAGGTGGCCGCCGTGGAACCGGCGGCACACGCCGTCACGAGCTGGGGAACGCCCGCGGTCGACGTGGCCGCGGGAGTGCACGCCCAGCTCGAACGGCTCGGGGTGCGCGACCGGGAGCGGTCGGCGGTGTGCACGCTCGAGTCGGGCGACCACTTCTCGTACCGCCGCGACCGCACCACCGGTCGGCTCGCGGGCTATGTCTGGCTGGACTGA
- a CDS encoding YggS family pyridoxal phosphate-dependent enzyme, translating into MTDRKDELAGNLAKVEERIAAACAAAGRAREEVTLVVVTKTHPANDVRILSELGVRHVAENRDQDAAPKAAECSDLPLTWHFVGQLQTNKVRSVVGYADFVQSVDRAKLVTALSKEAVRAGREVGCLLQVALDAGASGRGERGGVAPGGVEELADLVARAPGLRLDGLMTVAPLSGTYAGRELAAFERLMDLSTDLRRAHPAANMVSAGMSADLEQAVAAGATHVRVGTAVLGVRPRLG; encoded by the coding sequence ATGACGGATCGTAAAGACGAACTCGCCGGAAACCTGGCGAAAGTGGAGGAGCGCATCGCCGCGGCCTGCGCGGCGGCCGGGAGGGCGCGCGAGGAGGTGACCCTCGTCGTGGTCACCAAGACCCATCCGGCGAACGATGTGCGAATCCTGTCGGAACTCGGTGTGCGGCACGTGGCCGAGAACCGTGACCAGGACGCGGCCCCGAAAGCCGCGGAATGCTCGGATCTGCCCCTTACTTGGCATTTTGTCGGCCAATTGCAGACCAACAAGGTCCGTTCCGTGGTCGGTTATGCGGACTTCGTGCAGTCCGTCGATCGCGCCAAGCTCGTCACGGCCCTGTCCAAAGAGGCCGTGCGTGCCGGGCGCGAGGTGGGCTGTCTGCTCCAGGTCGCGCTCGACGCGGGTGCGAGCGGGAGAGGGGAGCGCGGCGGAGTGGCGCCGGGCGGCGTCGAGGAGTTGGCGGACCTCGTGGCGCGGGCACCCGGACTCAGGCTCGACGGACTCATGACCGTCGCGCCGCTTTCCGGTACGTACGCGGGACGTGAACTGGCGGCCTTCGAGCGGTTGATGGATTTGTCGACTGACCTGCGCCGAGCCCATCCGGCTGCGAACATGGTCTCGGCAGGGATGAGTGCGGACCTCGAACAGGCCGTGGCGGCCGGAGCGACACATGTGCGCGTCGGCACTGCGGTACTCGGAGTCCGCCCCAGGCTCGGGTAA
- a CDS encoding cell division protein SepF — protein sequence MAGAMRKMAVYLGLVEDDGYDGRGFDPDDDFEPELDPELERDHRRHEPSHQSHGAHSPQRDEPVRMVQPPTPRESVAHSASLPAESGRPARIAPVASITQERASLEKNAPVIMPKVVSEREPYRITTLHPRTYNEARTIGEHFREGTPVIMNLTEMDDTDAKRLVDFAAGLVFGLHGSIERVTQKVFLLSPANVDVTAEDKARIAEGGFFNQS from the coding sequence ATGGCCGGCGCGATGCGCAAGATGGCGGTCTACCTCGGCCTCGTGGAGGACGATGGGTACGACGGCCGGGGATTCGACCCCGACGACGATTTCGAACCCGAACTGGACCCGGAGCTCGAGCGGGACCACAGGAGGCACGAACCGTCACACCAGTCCCATGGTGCACATTCACCCCAAAGGGACGAACCGGTGCGAATGGTGCAGCCCCCCACACCCCGCGAGTCGGTGGCTCATTCCGCTTCGCTACCCGCGGAATCCGGACGTCCGGCGCGCATCGCGCCCGTGGCATCCATCACACAAGAACGCGCAAGCCTGGAGAAGAACGCACCGGTGATCATGCCCAAGGTCGTGTCGGAACGAGAGCCGTACCGGATCACCACACTTCACCCGCGGACCTACAACGAAGCCCGTACCATCGGGGAACACTTCCGTGAGGGCACCCCGGTGATCATGAATCTGACTGAGATGGACGACACAGACGCGAAGCGACTTGTCGACTTTGCGGCCGGTTTGGTGTTTGGTCTTCACGGCAGCATCGAGCGGGTGACGCAGAAGGTGTTCCTGTTGTCTCCTGCTAACGTCGATGTCACGGCGGAGGACAAGGCCCGCATCGCAGAGGGCGGGTTCTTCAACCAGAGCTGA
- a CDS encoding YggT family protein, whose protein sequence is MSVVLDVVYIALMCFLIVLIFRLVMDYVFQFARSWQPGKAMVVVLEATYTVTDPPLKLLRRFIPPLRLGGVALDLSFFVLMIIVYILISIVSRL, encoded by the coding sequence ATGAGCGTGGTCCTGGATGTCGTCTACATCGCGCTGATGTGCTTCCTCATCGTGCTGATCTTCCGGTTGGTCATGGACTACGTCTTCCAGTTCGCCCGCTCATGGCAACCCGGCAAGGCGATGGTGGTCGTTCTGGAGGCCACCTACACTGTCACTGATCCACCGCTCAAGCTTCTGCGGCGGTTCATTCCGCCGCTGCGTCTCGGGGGCGTGGCGCTCGACCTGTCCTTCTTCGTACTGATGATCATCGTCTACATCCTGATCTCGATCGTGAGTCGGCTGTGA
- a CDS encoding DivIVA domain-containing protein, whose amino-acid sequence MPLTPEDVRNKQFTTVRLREGYDEDEVDAFLDEVEAELTRLLRENEDLRAKLAAATRAAAQNQQNMRKPPEPQDQQQGGMPPQGMPQQGMPPQGMPQQGMPQQGGMPPQGMPQQGMRGPGAPVPAGISGPPQQQMGGPMGGPPQLPSGAPQLPAGPGGQGPQGPGPMGQGPMGQGPMQGQMGPGPMGGPMGGPGMPGQGGPGGDSAARVLSLAQQTADQAIAEARSEANKIVGEARSRAEGLERDARAKADALERDAQEKHRVAMGSLESARATLERKVEDLRGFEREYRTRLKSYLESQLRQLETQADDSLAPPRTPAAASLPPSPAPSMAPAGAGAPSYGGNQTMGGPAPAAPSYGGGQPQMSPAMTQPMAPVRPQGPSPMGQAPSPMRGFLIDEDDN is encoded by the coding sequence ATGCCGTTGACCCCCGAGGATGTGCGGAACAAGCAGTTCACGACCGTCCGCCTCCGAGAAGGCTATGACGAGGACGAGGTCGATGCCTTCCTCGATGAGGTCGAAGCCGAACTGACCCGCTTGCTCCGCGAGAACGAGGACCTGCGCGCCAAGCTGGCCGCCGCCACCCGTGCTGCTGCCCAGAACCAGCAGAACATGCGCAAGCCCCCGGAGCCTCAGGACCAGCAGCAGGGCGGCATGCCTCCGCAGGGTATGCCCCAGCAGGGAATGCCTCCGCAGGGTATGCCCCAGCAGGGAATGCCCCAGCAGGGCGGGATGCCTCCGCAGGGTATGCCCCAGCAGGGCATGCGCGGTCCCGGGGCTCCCGTCCCCGCCGGGATATCGGGCCCGCCGCAGCAGCAGATGGGTGGCCCCATGGGTGGTCCGCCCCAGCTGCCGAGCGGTGCTCCGCAGCTGCCCGCCGGTCCCGGTGGGCAGGGTCCGCAGGGTCCTGGCCCGATGGGTCAGGGTCCGATGGGCCAGGGACCGATGCAGGGCCAGATGGGCCCGGGTCCCATGGGCGGTCCGATGGGCGGCCCCGGCATGCCCGGACAGGGCGGCCCCGGCGGCGACAGTGCCGCCCGTGTGCTCTCGCTGGCCCAGCAGACCGCCGACCAGGCGATCGCCGAGGCCCGGTCCGAGGCCAACAAGATCGTCGGCGAGGCTCGTTCGCGTGCCGAGGGTCTTGAGCGTGACGCGCGCGCGAAGGCGGACGCGCTGGAGCGGGACGCGCAGGAGAAGCACCGTGTCGCGATGGGCTCCCTGGAGTCCGCCCGCGCCACGCTGGAGCGCAAGGTCGAGGACCTGCGCGGCTTCGAACGCGAGTACCGCACGCGGCTGAAGTCCTACCTGGAGTCCCAGCTGCGCCAGCTGGAGACGCAGGCGGACGACTCGCTCGCCCCGCCGCGCACGCCCGCGGCCGCCTCGCTTCCGCCGTCCCCGGCGCCCTCCATGGCTCCGGCCGGCGCGGGTGCCCCGTCGTACGGCGGAAACCAGACCATGGGTGGTCCGGCTCCGGCCGCGCCCTCCTACGGTGGCGGTCAGCCGCAGATGTCCCCCGCGATGACCCAGCCGATGGCTCCGGTCCGGCCGCAGGGCCCGTCCCCGATGGGTCAGGCGCCGAGCCCGATGCGTGGCTTCCTCATCGACGAGGACGACAACTGA